From one Natrinema saccharevitans genomic stretch:
- a CDS encoding ABC transporter ATP-binding protein: MTAIETTNLTKQYGERTALDEFNLEIEHGEIFGFLGPNGAGKSTTIDIFLDFIRPTDGRAIVADHNPQDSPLEVRQNIGVLPDDYSLYDSLTGSEHIELAKDLNGSDEDTNALLSRVGLADAGDQPTGNYSKGMAQRLAFGMALVGDPDVLILDEPSTGIDPNGVQDIRELIREEAASGTTIFFSTHILEQVEAICDRVAIINEGELVAVDTISGLRETFDTQSILTLSVDGTPTDLDLHDLNGVSQVEHSEDTIRVYLRDPQLKSTAITQVEASGASISDIEIKEASLTELFNRLTTGGDGA; the protein is encoded by the coding sequence ATGACTGCTATCGAAACCACAAACCTGACGAAGCAGTACGGAGAACGAACCGCACTTGACGAGTTCAATCTCGAAATCGAGCACGGAGAAATATTCGGGTTTCTCGGCCCAAATGGGGCCGGGAAATCCACAACCATTGATATCTTCCTCGACTTTATCCGGCCAACAGACGGTCGCGCTATCGTCGCGGATCACAATCCACAGGACTCGCCTCTCGAAGTACGGCAGAATATCGGCGTCCTACCCGACGACTACAGTCTCTACGATTCACTGACTGGATCAGAACACATCGAACTAGCCAAAGATTTGAATGGGAGCGATGAGGACACCAACGCTCTCCTCTCACGTGTTGGGTTAGCCGACGCTGGTGATCAACCGACCGGGAACTATTCGAAAGGGATGGCTCAACGACTTGCGTTCGGAATGGCACTTGTCGGCGATCCAGATGTACTTATCCTTGACGAGCCATCAACGGGAATCGACCCGAATGGGGTACAAGACATAAGAGAACTAATCCGAGAGGAAGCCGCATCCGGCACAACGATTTTCTTTTCTACCCACATCCTCGAACAAGTCGAAGCCATCTGTGATAGAGTTGCGATCATCAACGAGGGAGAACTCGTTGCCGTCGATACGATCTCCGGGCTGCGAGAGACCTTCGATACCCAGTCAATTCTGACACTTTCAGTTGACGGAACGCCAACTGATCTTGACCTACATGACCTCAACGGTGTAAGCCAAGTAGAACATTCGGAAGATACCATCAGGGTTTACCTGCGAGATCCGCAGTTGAAATCCACAGCCATCACCCAAGTCGAAGCTTCTGGAGCCTCGATCTCCGACATCGAAATCAAAGAAGCCTCGCTAACGGAGTTGTTTAACCGGCTCACAACCGGAGGTGACGGGGCGTGA
- a CDS encoding CPBP family intramembrane glutamic endopeptidase, with product MSPQLPVELTAPTGLRQAWQYVTWPVWNHDHHRLRAPFRAIIPVIATFLALAIVQSVVRSQFEHPVRESAEMIGIAGVLIGAVLVSSRLIDRRPATEYGLSFNRQWLQMFAVGGLAATLINAGAVAVGLGAGWVTVAGIVQTPGVISFLPAMVVVFGYIMVAGLWEEFIFRGVLLKNIAEGVNGYVRNEIAIGIALAINCIVFAFLHGGKVTHLSHYGYYLLAGLVLGGVYVLTGELALSMGFHIFYNYTQSAVFGLGVSQQTPELLVLNLVGPTQYIGEEGLVHVGATAVGGLLLLGYVYWMDGELRIHDCLTRWTSTV from the coding sequence ATGTCACCACAATTGCCAGTAGAGCTGACAGCCCCAACTGGACTTCGACAGGCGTGGCAATATGTTACATGGCCAGTCTGGAATCATGATCACCACCGCCTACGCGCACCCTTCCGTGCGATTATTCCAGTCATCGCTACATTTCTCGCCCTCGCCATCGTTCAGTCGGTCGTCAGATCCCAGTTTGAGCATCCAGTCAGAGAGTCAGCCGAAATGATTGGGATAGCAGGTGTCCTCATCGGTGCGGTTCTCGTCAGTAGTCGACTGATTGATCGTCGCCCAGCCACAGAGTACGGTCTGTCGTTTAATCGTCAGTGGTTGCAGATGTTCGCCGTTGGCGGGTTGGCTGCGACACTTATTAACGCCGGTGCGGTTGCAGTGGGACTTGGTGCCGGCTGGGTAACTGTCGCTGGTATCGTACAGACACCGGGTGTCATTTCGTTTCTCCCAGCGATGGTTGTTGTCTTCGGCTATATCATGGTTGCGGGACTGTGGGAAGAGTTCATCTTCCGAGGAGTGCTGTTGAAGAACATCGCTGAAGGGGTCAACGGATACGTGCGGAATGAAATCGCGATCGGTATTGCGCTTGCTATCAACTGCATCGTTTTCGCGTTCTTGCATGGCGGGAAAGTCACACATCTCAGCCATTACGGATACTACCTATTGGCAGGGCTAGTGCTCGGTGGCGTCTATGTGTTGACCGGTGAACTTGCACTGTCTATGGGATTCCATATATTCTACAACTACACCCAGAGCGCAGTGTTTGGACTTGGTGTTTCACAGCAGACGCCGGAACTACTCGTCTTAAATCTTGTCGGACCGACCCAATATATTGGTGAAGAGGGGCTCGTCCATGTCGGTGCAACAGCTGTTGGTGGCCTCCTTTTGCTGGGATATGTATACTGGATGGATGGCGAACTTCGCATCCACGATTGTCTAACTCGATGGACAAGTACCGTCTAG
- a CDS encoding ABC transporter permease subunit has protein sequence MSSLATIARKDFKDSIRTRSIWIIAGVMTILSLSHILAFISSPVSEQHSRPFVFAVAQFSLWLPLAAIGIGFKSVVGERTSGSIRILLGQPGTRRNVVFGTYLGRLLILTTTIILALIIVGIVVTIEFGDLGSITDVIGGIIALFLFALAWIGLVVGASSVVASETRAIGLVIGVYTLVEPLWQNLVLRLFALIFTGTIQTPSQASVFYSLENPTWYLYVNRLSPTEAFNAARYYIPELLEGLWYGTAISGPTLPNLFGIAVLIGWATVPVYLGYRQFERVDLG, from the coding sequence GTGAGTTCGCTGGCAACCATCGCGCGGAAAGATTTCAAAGACTCGATCCGAACACGATCCATCTGGATCATCGCAGGGGTGATGACGATACTCAGCCTGTCGCATATCCTCGCCTTCATCTCCTCCCCAGTATCTGAACAACACAGCCGCCCATTCGTTTTCGCAGTCGCTCAGTTCTCTCTCTGGCTGCCGCTTGCCGCGATTGGAATTGGGTTCAAATCTGTCGTCGGTGAGCGAACCTCCGGAAGCATTCGTATCCTTCTCGGACAGCCAGGTACCCGTCGGAACGTAGTCTTCGGAACCTACCTCGGGCGGCTGCTGATACTGACTACAACGATCATACTTGCCCTCATTATCGTCGGTATCGTCGTCACTATCGAGTTCGGAGATCTCGGCAGTATCACCGACGTGATCGGTGGGATCATAGCGCTTTTCCTCTTCGCTCTCGCATGGATCGGACTCGTTGTCGGAGCCTCTAGTGTCGTCGCAAGTGAAACGCGTGCCATCGGCCTTGTAATCGGAGTTTATACGCTCGTTGAGCCGCTCTGGCAGAATCTCGTCCTCCGGTTGTTCGCGTTGATCTTTACTGGAACTATACAGACACCGAGCCAGGCATCCGTGTTCTACTCGCTTGAGAACCCGACATGGTATCTCTACGTCAATCGCCTCAGCCCTACAGAAGCGTTCAACGCCGCACGCTACTACATTCCCGAACTCCTTGAAGGACTTTGGTACGGAACAGCGATCTCTGGCCCCACACTTCCGAACCTATTTGGGATCGCCGTCTTGATCGGGTGGGCAACGGTCCCAGTCTATCTCGGATATCGTCAATTCGAACGCGTGGACCTGGGCTGA
- a CDS encoding DUF7521 family protein, whose protein sequence is MIRTATTSSGTSRQLIAWGSRALTALVGLLVASLAYRGYWRNDAPKMRSLAIGIFLLTTGVFITVAVVSRLDAGTGLVLLTRGLVTVAGLGFVLYALVYQ, encoded by the coding sequence TTGATTCGGACGGCAACCACTTCAAGCGGTACGTCACGACAATTAATTGCGTGGGGATCGCGGGCGCTGACCGCGCTCGTCGGCCTCTTGGTCGCTTCCCTCGCCTACCGCGGGTACTGGCGCAACGACGCACCAAAAATGCGCTCACTTGCAATCGGCATCTTTCTCTTGACTACCGGTGTATTCATTACGGTTGCCGTCGTCAGCCGGTTGGACGCTGGAACCGGACTGGTGCTGCTTACACGCGGGCTTGTGACCGTCGCAGGACTCGGTTTCGTGTTGTATGCCCTTGTGTACCAGTAG
- a CDS encoding pyridoxamine 5'-phosphate oxidase family protein, giving the protein MTTELSRAESDTLLRESGVGVLALTDSTEAYSIPESFGYDGETLYFQSVYTPESKKMAFLEPTETATFTVYDEQPAKSVIVSGTLEPVPEDEEPKAATAITENASIPTLNVYPDTKPDEFAVDYYRLIPNSITGRQFNAFTPAPNDQ; this is encoded by the coding sequence ATGACTACTGAGTTATCTCGCGCAGAGAGTGATACCTTACTCCGCGAGTCAGGCGTTGGTGTATTAGCACTTACTGACAGCACAGAAGCGTATTCAATTCCCGAATCATTCGGCTACGACGGTGAAACACTGTACTTCCAGTCCGTCTACACACCGGAGAGCAAGAAGATGGCGTTCCTAGAACCAACAGAGACAGCGACGTTCACCGTCTACGACGAACAGCCAGCAAAGAGCGTCATCGTAAGTGGAACGCTCGAACCGGTCCCAGAAGACGAAGAACCCAAGGCCGCGACAGCGATCACGGAAAACGCTTCCATTCCTACGCTAAACGTCTATCCTGACACGAAACCTGACGAGTTCGCAGTGGACTACTATCGCTTAATACCAAACTCAATCACTGGTCGACAGTTCAACGCCTTCACCCCCGCACCCAACGACCAATAA